One Candidatus Hydrogenedentota bacterium genomic window, ATCATCATCACCGAAGTCACCATAGTTCTCGGCCAGTTTCGCAGCGATGGCATCAATGCTGACGACATCATTAGCGAAGGTCACGCGCAGGGCGTCAAAGGACAGGCCATAGAAAAAGCGGGTGCTGTCATTGGTGCCGACGAGCCACTGGTTGCCAAGAGCGATTTCTTGACGACCAACACGAACGGTCAGCGGTGTATCCCACATATTGCGGGCTTCAATGTAGGCTTGATACAGCGCAACGTTGTCGTCTCCACGCCAGTCGTTGCCGCAGATGTACCAGGAACGGAAGTCTTCGCCCCACACATCATAGGAGTCCAGTTCAATGAACGCACTCACGTCTTGTGTGAAGTCGGCTTTAACGTTCAGGCGCGTGCGCTGTTCGATAAAG contains:
- a CDS encoding alginate export family protein; this translates as MKFKTFLTIAVLVAMSSVAFAELQNVEIGGNIRIRGNYFNMDSFGKSSFIEQRTRLNVKADFTQDVSAFIELDSYDVWGEDFRSWYICGNDWRGDDNVALYQAYIEARNMWDTPLTVRVGRQEIALGNQWLVGTNDSTRFFYGLSFDALRVTFANDVVSIDAIAAKLAENYGDFGDDD